The segment CAAAGTTGACCGTCCTGGCGCACGTCCAGACTGGGTTGTGGATCAGGTATTTGACCTGTTCGTAAACCTGGATGCGACTGACGAGCAGCTCGACTTCCCGGTTATCTATGCTTCTGCCCTGAACGGTATCGCGGGTCTTGACCATAACGATATGGCAGAAGACATGACCCCGCTGTATCAGGCCATCGTGGATCACGTCTCACCTCCACAGGTTGAGATGGATGCGCCATTCCAGATGCAGATTTCCCAGCTGGACTACAACAACTACGTTGGCGTTATCGGCATTGGCCGCATCAAGCGCGGCAAAGTGAAGCCAAACCAGCAGGTGACCATCGTTGATAGCGAAGGTAAAACCCGCAACGGTAAAGTCGGTAAAGTTCTGACGCATATGGGTCTTGAGCGTATCGAAGCGACCGAAGCGGAAGCGGGCGATATCATCGCCATCACCGGTCTGGGCGAGCTGAACATCTCTGATACCATCTGCGATCCGCAGAGCGTTGAAGCGCTGCCAGCCCTGAGCGTTGACGAACCTACCGTGACCATGTACTTCAACGTCAACACCTCACCGTTCTGTGGTAAAGAAGGCAAGTACGTGACTTCACGTCAGATCCTTGACCGTCTGAACAAAGAGCTGGTGCACAACGTGGCGCTGCGTGTTGAAGAGACCGAAGACTCCGACGCCTTCCGCGTTTCGGGTCGTGGTGAACTTCACCTGTCCGTTCTGATTGAAAACATGCGTCGTGAAGGCTTCGAAATCGCCGTTTCACGTCCTAAAGTAATCAATCGTAAAATCGATGGCCGCATGCAGGAGCCGTTCGAGAACGTGACGCTGGACATCGAAGAACAGCACCAGGGTTCTGTGATGCAGGCAATGGGCGAGCGTAAGGGTGATGTTAAAGACATGATCCCAGACGGCAAAGGCCGTATTCGTCTCGATTACCTGATCCCGGCGCGTGGCCTGATCGGCTTCCGTACCGAGTTCATGACCATGACCTCCGGTACCGGTCTGCTGTATTCAACCTTCAGCCACTACGACGACGTTCGTCCGGGTGAAATCGGCCAGCGCCAGAACGGCGTGCTGATCTCTAACGGCCAGGGTAAAGCAGTGGCGTTCGCCCTGTTCAGCCTGCAGGATCGCGGTAAGCTGTTCCTGGGTCACGGTGCAGAAGTTTATGAAGGCCAGATCATCGGTATTCACAGCCGTTCTAACGACCTGACCGTAAACTGCCTGACCGGTAAGAAGCTGACCAACATGCGTGCTTCCGGTACTGACGAAGCGACTACGCTGGTTCCGGCTATCAAGATGTCTCTGGAGCAGGCTCTGGAATTCATTGATGATGACGAACTGGTCGAAGTGACGCCTGCGTCCGTCCGTATTCGTAAACGTCACCTGACTGAAAACGATCGTAAACGCGCAAGCCGCGGTCCTAAAGAGTCTTAATCACTCGTTAGTGACTGTATCTGAAGGCCGGATCTCCTCCGGCCTTTATTCTTCATGCCCATTTTCAAACCCCATTCCTGTTCAGTCTCCCCTTTTACCGCTAGAGTGAATAGCTCACCGGCACACAAGGAGATGACCATGCTGTATATCTTTGACTTAGGTAACGTCATTGTTGATATTGATTTCAACCGGGTTCTTGGCGTCTGGAGCGATCTGGGCCGCGTTCCGCTGGCCACGCTGCAAAGCCGTTTTACCCTGGGTGAAAGCTTCCAGCGCCACGAGCGGGGAGAAATCAGCGACGAAGATTTTGCTACACAAGTCTGTGACGAACTTGGCCTGGCGTTGGGATTCGAACAATTCGCCGCAGGCTGGCAGGCCGTTTTCGTTAGCGTCCGCCCTGAAGTGGTCCAGCTGATGAACACGCTTCGCGCACGCGGCGAGCGGGTGGTTATCCTCTCCAATACCAACCGCCTGCATACCGAGTTCTGGCCCGAGGAGTTTCCTGAGGTCAAAAGCGCGGCGGACAGGATCTATCTTTCCCAGGATATGGGAATGCGCAAGCCTGAGGCGCGGATTTATCAGCAGGTATTACAGGAAGAGGGCGTCACGGCCGATCGGGCTGTCTTTTTTGACGATAACGCAGACAATATTGCAGCGGCTCGCGCGCTGGGCATTCATAGCGTGCAGGTGACCGATGCCAACGTTGTTCCTGCCTTTTTCGCCGATCGCTTTTAACGATGCTGCTGATTAAAATCGGTCTTGACCGCCTGGGGACGGGCTGGTCATGGATAAAACTACTCTGGCATCGGATTGACGAGGATGGCATGACCACCCTTGCCGGAAACCTGGCCTATGTCTCTCTGCTGTCGATGGTACCGCTGGTCGCCGTGGTCTTTGCATTGTTCGCCGCTTTTCCGGTTTTCTCCGACGTGAGCGTTCAGCTTAAGCACTTTATCTTTAGCAATTTTGTTCCGGCATCCGGCACCGTCATCCAGAGTTATCTGGAACAGTTCGTTGCCAACGTGAATAAAATGACGGCGGTCGGGGCCTGTGGTCTGGTCGTCACGTCGCTGCTGTTGATGTATTCCATTGATACGGCGCTGAATGCTATCTGGCGCAGCAAGCGCAAGCGGCCGCTGGTCTACTCTTTTGCCGTCTACTGGATGATTCTGACGCTCGGCCCGATGCTGGCCGGGGCAAGTCTGGCGATCAGCTCTTACCTGCTTTCGCTGCGCTGGGCATCGGCTTCCGGCGTCAGCTGGCTGATAGATTATGGGCTGAGAATTTTTCCTCTGCTGCTTTCCTGGCTCTCATTCTTTTTGCTTTACAGCATTGTTCCTACGCGTCAGGTGGCGGGGCGTGATGCACTGATCGGTGCGCTGGTGGCCGGACTGCTGTTCGAACTGGGTAAGAAGGGCTTTGCGCTCTATATAACGATGTTCCCCTCGTATCAGCTGATTTATGGCGTACTGGCGGTTATCCCCATTCTGTTTCTCTGGGTCTACTGGACCTGGTGTATTGTACTGCTGGGTGCGGAGATCGCGGCGACCCTGGGTGACCGCCGCCTGCACCGGGAACAGGTGTTACAGAAACAGCAAGAGCAAGAACAAGAGCGGGAAAAAGAGAAACGATGATTGCCTTAATTCAGCGCGTATTGAGCGCCAGCGTAACGGTGGCAGGGGAGCGCATTGGGGAAACCGGACCGGGGCTGTTGGTCCTGCTGGGTGTGGAAAAAGGGGATGACCAACAAAAAGCGTCACGCCTGTGCGATCGCGTACTTGGCTATCGCATTTTCAGCGACGACCAGGGCAAAATGAATCTTAACGTGCAGCAGGCAGGAGGTAGCGTGCTGGTGGTATCCCAGTTTACCCTCGCCGCAGATACGCAAAAGGGAATGCGACCCGGTTTTTCTGGCGGCGCAGAACCCGCAGAAGCAGAAAAGCTCTATGAGGCCTTTATCGGCTGCTGTCGTGAAAAAGGTGTGACGACCGAAACGGGTCGTTTTGGTGCGGATATGCAGGTTGCGCTGGTCAATGATGGCCCGGTGACCTTCTGGCTGCAGGTTTAAGGCCGAAAGCCGAACGACGGGTCAGCGTACCGGGCTCAGAAAGAGAGAACCATCTTATGTATCATCTTCGGGTGCCTGAAACAGCAGAAGAGCTGAATACCTACTACCAATTCCGCTGGGAGATGCTGCGTAAGCCGCTTCATCAGCCAATGGGGTCCGAGCGGGATGCCTGGGATGCGCTGGCGCATCACCAGATGGTGGTGGACGAGCATGGCGAACCGGTGGCGGTAGGGCGCCTGTACATCAATGCGGAAAACGAAGCGGGGATACGCTTCCTTGCGGTGCATCCCTCGGTGCAGGGAAAAGGGCTGGGTACGCTGGTGGCGATGACGCTGGAGTCCGTGGCGCGGCAGGAAGGGGCGAAGCGCGTCGTGTGCAGCGCGCGCGAAGATGCGGTGGAGTTCTTTGCCAAGCTGGGCTACGTCAATCAGGGGGAGGTGACCGCACCGCAGACCACGCCGCTGCGTCACTTCCTGATGATTAAATCGGTCATGACTCTGGATGATATCCTGCACCGGGCCGACTGGTGCGGTCAGCTTCAGCAGGCCTGGTACGATCATATTCCGCTTAGCGAGAAAATGGGCGTGCGGATTTTGCAGTACACCGGGCAAAAATTCATCACCACCATGCCGGAAACCGGTAATCAGAACCCACACCAGACCCTGTTTGCCGGCAGTCTGTTCTCGCTTGCGACGCTAACCGGGTGGGGGCTTATCTGGCTGCTGCTGCGCGAGCGGCATCTCGGGGGCACCATTATTCTGGCCGATGCCCATATTCGCTATAGCCATCCGATCACCGGTAAGCCGGGCGCGGTGGCTGACCTTGGCTCAATGAGCGGCGATTTGGATCGCCTTGCGCGCGGACGCAAGGCGCGAGTGCAGCTGGAGGTGGAACTCTTCGGCAATGAGGTGTGCGGCGCGGTATTTGAAGGCGTTTATATCGTGCTCCCCGCCGATCCAAACGGCCCGCTGGAGCTGGGCGGATCGGGTATTAAGTAAGGGCAGCGTGAAACAAGCACAGCCTGAAATCAGCGCCCCTTCTTTTTGCGGCCCGGCTGAGCAAAGCGCTTGCGGGAAGCCGGGCCGGCAGGGGATTTATCGCCGCCCTTCGGTGCGCCGCTGACCGGTTTTTTTACCGCAGTCGGCTTAGCCTTTGCAGGGGCTTTCTTCGTCGGCTTCTCTTCTGACGAAGAGTCTTCAATCAGCTTAAATAGCTCAATCAGCTCATCGTCGGTCAGATCGCGCCACTCTCCCGGCGGCAGCCCTTTAAGGCTGACATTCATAATGCGTGTACGCTCGAGTTTCATCACTTCATAGCCAAAGTGTTTACACATGCGGCGGATCTGGCGGTTGAGTCCCTGCACCAGCGTGATGCGAAACACGAACGGCGCCTCTTTCTTCACTTTGCATTTTTTAGTCACCGTGCCCATCATCGGCACGCCAGCGCCCAGCCCGGTGATAAACTCGTCGGTCACCGGCTTGTTTACCGTGACCACGTACTCTTTCTCGTGGTCGTTTCCTGAGCGCAGGATCTTGTTCACCAGATCGCCGTGGTTAGTCAGGAAAATCAGCCCCTGCGAGTCTTTATCCAGTCGCCCAACCGGGAAAACGCGTTTGCTGTGGTTCACAAAGTTAACGATGTTGTCGCGCTCACCCTCTTCCGTGGTGCTGATGATGCCGACAGGTTTGTTGAGCGCAATAAGCACCAGATCGTCTTCATTACGCGGCTCAATCAGCTGACCATTAACTTTCACTACATCGCCAGCAAAGACCTGCGCACCGACGCCAACGCGCTTACCGTTAATAAACACATTTCCCTGTTCTATGTAACGGTCGGCATCGCGGCGGGAACAAATACCGCTCTCGCTGATGTATTTATTAAGACGAATGGATGAATTGGTCAGCATGGAGCCTCCTTTTTTAAAGCGCGGACTATACCTTACTCCCGTCAGGTTGCGAACAGGAGCGACGCATATAGTCCTTTTTTACCGGCGATCCGCACAAAAAATTTTGTACTGCTATCCGGTAGCCATCACTCTGCGCGCGACTGCGCCGCCGTTACCTGACCTGACTGCATTCTTTGCTGCACCGTTTTGTCGTTAACGGTCGTCGAGAGCGAACCGTTCACCGAGGGTTTTAGCGGCGTTCCTGCTGCCAGCCTGCCCTCTATCTTTAGCTGCATATCGCCGTCGCCCTGCAGATCAACATCCGGCCATCCCCACTCATGCAGCAGGTTAGCCGGTACCTGGCGTCCGTTCAGGGTCAGCGAGAACGCCCGCTGGGGCTGCTGGGAAAGGGTAGCCAGGCCTTCAACCATCCCGCTTTTGACGAAGGCGCTCATCTCCGTCACCGCAATGCTGTTGTCGTCAGCCGTCAGCGCGAGGGAAGGGTGACGGACATCAACGCGGTTAAAGGTTGCTTCGGCGGCGTTCACACTCAGCCTGCCTGACCAAATTCCCCACTGCCGATCCCGCGCCAGCAGCAGGTCACTGCCGCTGCCCTCAAGTGACGTCATCTGGAAGGGGAAGTCCGGATTGATATCAATAATCAGATTCCTGTTGGCCTCAAACCGCTTCACTTCAATGCCTGACAGCCAGGCGGGCAGCGGTGCCATCCACAGGTCACGCCAGTTTTGCGGCAGAGTATATTCAAGACCGGCGATCGCCAGCTGATCCAGCGTCAGCTTTTTATCGCTCCGTTGCCAGGTTCCGGCAGTGCGGATCAGCCCATTCGCCCAGCGCGAGCTGAGCTGGGTCAGCGCCACGCCCTCTGGCGAAAAGGTCATATTGACGATGGGATCGTTCAGCTCAAGGCTGCCATTAACGAAGGAATTTGCATTCATTGAGAGCGAACCCTCACGGCTTTCCCAGTCGCCATCCCGCAGGGTGATATTTTTAAGCGCCAAATCTAAATCGGTGATCGCCCAGTCAGCCCCCTCCAGACGGGCATCGGTTACATCAATGCGCTCAAAGTGTATCGGCGGTAGCGACAGTAGCGGCTCAATAAAGCCTGGAAGGGATCGACTGCTTTGCAGGCGAATATTGTTCAGCCTGAGGTTAGCCACGTCCCAGCGGCCGGTGGCGTCCCGCTGTGCCCGGCCAGTGATCGAGCCAAGTGCCAGATCGGCACCGAAATTGCTGATAACCCACTGCTGCTGGCTGATACTGCCCTGAAGCAGCACATTCTTCGCGGGAAAGCCGCCAACATTCAGCGAGGCTGCGCTCATCTGGAAACGGGCATCGCTGCCAGGCATATTCCCCGCCTGCGGTTTCCAGGGGGTGAGGCCGCCGACGACCCGCTCTGCTTTAATGGGCAGTTCACCGTCGGGGGCGTCCACCGCCATCTCACTAAGCTGGAGACGATCTGCTTCCAGGGGAAGCGGCGCGGCGGTGCGCCAGACGTTCAGCGTCCCTTTTTCCAGTCTGATGCTGCTGAAGTGCCCTGGGTGGGTAAACTGGGCGAGACTCAGCCCGAGGTCCACCCGCTTCGCCACCAGCGTTGCCGGCTGAGTTTTACGGCCAAACGAGACG is part of the Erwinia sp. HDF1-3R genome and harbors:
- a CDS encoding AsmA family protein translates to MKRLGKILLTLLLLLLLVAILLYVLLQTQWGAGWISRSISQRTDYQLAFSKLEHNFSDPSLLTLDNVSFGRKTQPATLVAKRVDLGLSLAQFTHPGHFSSIRLEKGTLNVWRTAAPLPLEADRLQLSEMAVDAPDGELPIKAERVVGGLTPWKPQAGNMPGSDARFQMSAASLNVGGFPAKNVLLQGSISQQQWVISNFGADLALGSITGRAQRDATGRWDVANLRLNNIRLQSSRSLPGFIEPLLSLPPIHFERIDVTDARLEGADWAITDLDLALKNITLRDGDWESREGSLSMNANSFVNGSLELNDPIVNMTFSPEGVALTQLSSRWANGLIRTAGTWQRSDKKLTLDQLAIAGLEYTLPQNWRDLWMAPLPAWLSGIEVKRFEANRNLIIDINPDFPFQMTSLEGSGSDLLLARDRQWGIWSGRLSVNAAEATFNRVDVRHPSLALTADDNSIAVTEMSAFVKSGMVEGLATLSQQPQRAFSLTLNGRQVPANLLHEWGWPDVDLQGDGDMQLKIEGRLAAGTPLKPSVNGSLSTTVNDKTVQQRMQSGQVTAAQSRAE
- a CDS encoding virulence factor BrkB family protein, producing MLLIKIGLDRLGTGWSWIKLLWHRIDEDGMTTLAGNLAYVSLLSMVPLVAVVFALFAAFPVFSDVSVQLKHFIFSNFVPASGTVIQSYLEQFVANVNKMTAVGACGLVVTSLLLMYSIDTALNAIWRSKRKRPLVYSFAVYWMILTLGPMLAGASLAISSYLLSLRWASASGVSWLIDYGLRIFPLLLSWLSFFLLYSIVPTRQVAGRDALIGALVAGLLFELGKKGFALYITMFPSYQLIYGVLAVIPILFLWVYWTWCIVLLGAEIAATLGDRRLHREQVLQKQQEQEQEREKEKR
- the fabY gene encoding fatty acid biosynthesis protein FabY, translating into MYHLRVPETAEELNTYYQFRWEMLRKPLHQPMGSERDAWDALAHHQMVVDEHGEPVAVGRLYINAENEAGIRFLAVHPSVQGKGLGTLVAMTLESVARQEGAKRVVCSAREDAVEFFAKLGYVNQGEVTAPQTTPLRHFLMIKSVMTLDDILHRADWCGQLQQAWYDHIPLSEKMGVRILQYTGQKFITTMPETGNQNPHQTLFAGSLFSLATLTGWGLIWLLLRERHLGGTIILADAHIRYSHPITGKPGAVADLGSMSGDLDRLARGRKARVQLEVELFGNEVCGAVFEGVYIVLPADPNGPLELGGSGIK
- the dtd gene encoding D-aminoacyl-tRNA deacylase, encoding MIALIQRVLSASVTVAGERIGETGPGLLVLLGVEKGDDQQKASRLCDRVLGYRIFSDDQGKMNLNVQQAGGSVLVVSQFTLAADTQKGMRPGFSGGAEPAEAEKLYEAFIGCCREKGVTTETGRFGADMQVALVNDGPVTFWLQV
- the rluF gene encoding 23S rRNA pseudouridine(2604) synthase RluF encodes the protein MLTNSSIRLNKYISESGICSRRDADRYIEQGNVFINGKRVGVGAQVFAGDVVKVNGQLIEPRNEDDLVLIALNKPVGIISTTEEGERDNIVNFVNHSKRVFPVGRLDKDSQGLIFLTNHGDLVNKILRSGNDHEKEYVVTVNKPVTDEFITGLGAGVPMMGTVTKKCKVKKEAPFVFRITLVQGLNRQIRRMCKHFGYEVMKLERTRIMNVSLKGLPPGEWRDLTDDELIELFKLIEDSSSEEKPTKKAPAKAKPTAVKKPVSGAPKGGDKSPAGPASRKRFAQPGRKKKGR
- the typA gene encoding ribosome-dependent GTPase TypA; this encodes MIENLRNIAIIAHVDHGKTTLVDKLLQQSGTFDARTEATERVMDSNDLEKERGITILAKNTAINWNDYRINIVDTPGHADFGGEVERVMSMVDSVLLVVDAMDGPMPQTRFVTKKAFANGLKPIVVINKVDRPGARPDWVVDQVFDLFVNLDATDEQLDFPVIYASALNGIAGLDHNDMAEDMTPLYQAIVDHVSPPQVEMDAPFQMQISQLDYNNYVGVIGIGRIKRGKVKPNQQVTIVDSEGKTRNGKVGKVLTHMGLERIEATEAEAGDIIAITGLGELNISDTICDPQSVEALPALSVDEPTVTMYFNVNTSPFCGKEGKYVTSRQILDRLNKELVHNVALRVEETEDSDAFRVSGRGELHLSVLIENMRREGFEIAVSRPKVINRKIDGRMQEPFENVTLDIEEQHQGSVMQAMGERKGDVKDMIPDGKGRIRLDYLIPARGLIGFRTEFMTMTSGTGLLYSTFSHYDDVRPGEIGQRQNGVLISNGQGKAVAFALFSLQDRGKLFLGHGAEVYEGQIIGIHSRSNDLTVNCLTGKKLTNMRASGTDEATTLVPAIKMSLEQALEFIDDDELVEVTPASVRIRKRHLTENDRKRASRGPKES
- the yihX gene encoding glucose-1-phosphatase; the protein is MLYIFDLGNVIVDIDFNRVLGVWSDLGRVPLATLQSRFTLGESFQRHERGEISDEDFATQVCDELGLALGFEQFAAGWQAVFVSVRPEVVQLMNTLRARGERVVILSNTNRLHTEFWPEEFPEVKSAADRIYLSQDMGMRKPEARIYQQVLQEEGVTADRAVFFDDNADNIAAARALGIHSVQVTDANVVPAFFADRF